A DNA window from Gammaproteobacteria bacterium contains the following coding sequences:
- the dapE gene encoding succinyl-diaminopimelate desuccinylase has translation MSDTIDLAFDLISRPSVTPEDHGCQELMIQRLEAIGFKAERLRFDDVDNFWARRGSEGPLLAFAGHTDVVPTGPLEKWDTPPFAPIIIDGMLYGRGAADMKGSLAAMVTACERFVKNHPDHKGSIAFLITSDEEGPSINGTVKVVEHLEARNEKIDYCIVGEPSSTRIAGDVVKNGRRGSINGYLTVKGVQGHVAYPHLAKNPIHLAAQALADLCAEVWDNGNEFFPATTFQISNINSGTGATNVVPGNMEVIFNFRFSTEITDDIIKQRTAAILDKYGFDYELKWVLSGQAFLTQPGELVGAVQKAIREVAGIETELSTSGGTSDGRFIAPTGAQVVELGPINATIHKLNECIKADDLDKVSFMFEKTLENLLV, from the coding sequence ATGTCTGACACAATCGACCTCGCCTTTGATCTGATCTCCCGCCCTTCCGTGACTCCCGAAGACCACGGCTGTCAGGAGCTGATGATTCAGCGCCTTGAGGCGATTGGATTCAAAGCCGAGCGACTGCGCTTTGATGACGTGGATAATTTTTGGGCCCGTCGTGGCAGCGAAGGCCCACTGTTGGCTTTCGCTGGCCACACGGATGTCGTGCCCACCGGCCCACTGGAAAAGTGGGACACCCCACCGTTCGCGCCAATAATTATCGATGGCATGCTCTACGGTCGCGGCGCAGCCGACATGAAGGGCAGTCTCGCAGCCATGGTCACCGCCTGCGAACGCTTCGTGAAAAATCATCCCGACCATAAAGGCTCCATTGCATTTCTGATCACCAGCGACGAAGAAGGTCCAAGCATCAACGGCACCGTCAAAGTGGTTGAGCATCTGGAAGCGCGCAATGAAAAAATCGATTACTGCATCGTCGGCGAACCTTCGTCCACCCGCATTGCCGGTGACGTAGTGAAAAATGGCCGTCGCGGCTCCATCAACGGCTATCTCACTGTCAAAGGTGTGCAAGGTCACGTGGCCTATCCGCATCTGGCCAAAAATCCAATTCATCTTGCCGCACAAGCACTGGCCGATTTGTGTGCCGAAGTCTGGGATAACGGCAACGAATTTTTCCCTGCAACCACGTTCCAGATTTCCAACATCAATTCAGGCACTGGCGCGACCAATGTCGTACCTGGCAACATGGAAGTCATTTTTAATTTCCGCTTCTCTACCGAAATCACCGACGACATTATCAAGCAACGTACTGCAGCCATTCTCGACAAGTACGGATTTGACTATGAATTGAAATGGGTACTCTCTGGGCAAGCGTTTCTAACCCAACCAGGCGAGCTGGTAGGTGCGGTGCAAAAAGCGATCCGCGAAGTCGCCGGCATTGAAACTGAACTATCCACCAGCGGTGGCACCTCCGATGGCCGATTCATCGCCCCCACGGGTGCGCAAGTCGTCGAACTTGGCCCCATCAATGCCACCATTCACAAATTAAACGAATGCATCAAAGCTGACGATCTCGATAAAGTGTCTTTCATGTTTGAAAAAACATTGGAAAATTTACTAGTTTAA
- a CDS encoding ArsC family reductase produces MVTIYGIKNCDTMKKAMQWLTDHGVEFQFHDVRKDGLTDNTLLAWEKELGWEMLLNTRGMLWRKVDQATRDNIHRDSAIALMRDNPGIIKRPVLDLGNKRIVGFSADGYATLFS; encoded by the coding sequence ATGGTCACCATTTACGGCATTAAAAACTGCGACACCATGAAAAAAGCCATGCAATGGCTGACCGATCATGGTGTCGAGTTTCAGTTTCACGATGTGCGTAAAGATGGTCTGACCGACAACACCCTCCTGGCCTGGGAAAAAGAACTGGGCTGGGAGATGTTGCTCAACACTCGCGGCATGTTGTGGCGCAAAGTAGATCAAGCGACCCGCGACAACATCCATCGCGACAGCGCCATTGCATTGATGCGCGACAATCCCGGCATCATCAAGCGTCCAGTGTTAGATCTGGGCAACAAACGCATCGTTGGCTTCAGTGCCGACGGTTACGCCACTCTTTTTTCCTAA